The Maledivibacter sp. DNA segment CATTAAATGCAAGTATTGAGGCTGCTAGAGCTGGTGAAGCAGGAAGGGGCTTTGAAGTAGTAGCAAATGAAGTACGAAAATTAGCGGATGAGACAGCAATAGCTTCTGTGCAAATTGAGAATACAGTTAAAGATATCTACATAGAAACTGATAATTTATCAAAGCATATTGAAAAAAATGTTCTTAAAATGAATTCTTTAAATGAAGCTTCTAAAGAAACTTTTAGAGTTTTCGATAATGTACAACAATCTAACCATCAAACGATTCAAGAGATGAAAGATATCGAAGAATTAATTGATTCTAATTATTCTAAACTAAATACTATGATGGAATCTTTAAATGATCTTAAAAAGACATCTGCTGAAAATGTAAAAAAGATAAAAAAATCAATGGCTATTTCAAAACAATCCTCAACACATATTAATGATATGGTATCTTATATGATTCAACTAGAAGATATTATTGAAGATAGGTTTATTGCTCAAAAAATGTAGATATCTCAACTTTTTCTTTGTGACAATATGTGAATATTGTTAAATTATTCAAATTATAGTATGATGAATTTAGTAAAAATTTATAATTATTGGATAATAGGAAGGAGATGAGTTTTAAATGAAATACAATTTTGACGAAGTTATCGATAGAACAGGTACTAATTCTCTTAAATGGGAACCACAATTAATTGATGAACATATGAATGCTAGGGGTAAGGATTTACTGCCAATGTGGGTTGCCGATATGGATTTTAAATGCCCACAGGCGGTAATTGATGCTATTAAAAAAAGGGCAGAACATGGTATATTTGGTTACAGTAGGCCCTTAAGTGATTATCACTTAGCTTTGGATTATTGGTATAAAAAAAGATACAATTGGGAAATCAAAGAAGAGTGGGTTATTAATTCACCTGGGATAGTACCCGCATTAAATTTCATAATTAGGGCATTAACTAATGAAGGAGATAAGATAATAATTCAGCAGCCGGTATACTACCCATTTAAAAAGGCTATTGAGAATAATGGCAGACAAACTGTAAACAATCCTTTAATCATGAAGGATAATAAATATGTCATGGACTATGGGGATTTAGAAGAAAAGGCAAGGGATATAAATACAAAAATGATGATTTTGTGTAGTCCACATAACCCCGTTGGCAGAGTATGGGAAAGGGAAGAACTAAAAAAACTGGGCGAAATTTGTAATAAATATGGAATAATAGTAGTGGCTGATGAAATTCACAGTGATCTTATACTACCAGGTAATAAACATACTACCTATGCAATCTTAGGTGAAGAGTACAAAGAAAATACAGTTGTTTGTACAGCACCAAGCAAGACATTTAATTTGGCAGGATTAGAGATTTCTAATATTATTATCCCAAATAAAGATATAAGGCAAAGGATTAAACGGGAATTTGAAAAATCCTTTATGCATACCCCAACTCCAAATATATTTGCAATAGAAGCAGTTCACGCAGCATATTCACAGGAAGGGGAGCAGTGGCTTGAGGAGCTTTTAGTATATTTAAATAATAATGCGGACTTTATTGGGGATTTTGTTAGAGAAAATATGCCAAATGTAAAATTCACAAAGCCCCAAGGTACATATTTGGCATGGTTGGATTTTAGAGAAGTTGAAGATGACTATAGGAAACTAGAGAGAAAGATAAAAGAAGAAGCCGGTGTTGTATTAGATGGAGGGTCAATGTTTGGATATGA contains these protein-coding regions:
- a CDS encoding pyridoxal phosphate-dependent aminotransferase, yielding MKYNFDEVIDRTGTNSLKWEPQLIDEHMNARGKDLLPMWVADMDFKCPQAVIDAIKKRAEHGIFGYSRPLSDYHLALDYWYKKRYNWEIKEEWVINSPGIVPALNFIIRALTNEGDKIIIQQPVYYPFKKAIENNGRQTVNNPLIMKDNKYVMDYGDLEEKARDINTKMMILCSPHNPVGRVWEREELKKLGEICNKYGIIVVADEIHSDLILPGNKHTTYAILGEEYKENTVVCTAPSKTFNLAGLEISNIIIPNKDIRQRIKREFEKSFMHTPTPNIFAIEAVHAAYSQEGEQWLEELLVYLNNNADFIGDFVRENMPNVKFTKPQGTYLAWLDFREVEDDYRKLERKIKEEAGVVLDGGSMFGYEGNGFMRINYACPLSLLEEGLIRIKNII